The Podospora bellae-mahoneyi strain CBS 112042 chromosome 7, whole genome shotgun sequence genomic sequence GATAGTCCGTTGAAGGTAGTCACGGACAAACGGAATCGAGTCAAAGGTCGACGAGACCTTGAGAGACTCGAGGGGGTCATTTCGAAAGACCAGCGTCAGCCCCTTCTGCTTTGAGAAAACCACAATGATGAAGGCTGAGAGCTTGATCTCAGACAGGGTGATCTGAAGCGGGATGGTGAGGCTGGACGACGCCGACAGGGGCTCCGGCGATGCGAAACCTGGCTTGCCCGACAGGTAGGTATTGAGGGGGTTTGCCTGCGCTGCTATATTAGTCTTCTGTTATGCTTCCAGTGTTCCATGTGTTCCATGAAGTCCAATCTATGTGGGGTAGCGGTGAGGAGAATGGGCGAATCCCTGCTCTCGAATTTGGGCACAATTTCTGGTCTAATGCGCCAAGCCTGCAGCTTTCACCGCACCGCCAGCGAAACAACCGAAACAGCGTCCCATCGCGAGCTCTAGAATTCCTAAAACCTGGTGTGGAGCAGTCCCTATGTTTCGGGCCCCAAATTCGGGTCTCGGGCGTCGAGGGGCACTTGCCCTTGCTCCAGTCCAGATGCTCCAGACGCTCCCGATGCTCCAGATGCCcactctctccctccccgcccccctttCTCGGCTTTGTGAAATGCCCGGCTCCCTCACTTGCCCCCTCCATACTATCCGTAGCTAGCGAAGCACTTGCAATGCCGGTGGCTTGTGACTCCCGTCCGGGGTGGACTTGTCCGATATGTCCGTCGTAGATAACAGAAATTGCACATACTTGCACCCTCGTTTTTAGCGTCAGAAAGGCGTCGCCGGAATAGCACATTTTGAAAATTCCCCTGAAACGGTCTTCGGCCAGGTCACCAATCTCCAAAATCTCCAGGTCTGGTGGCACGGAGCCAAGGTTGAATTCGGTCACGAAGATGTCATCCACGATGATGGGAGGCTTCGGAGACTTGTTCAGGGCGGTTGTGAGCAGGTCGCGCGCGCGCTCGTAAAAGCCGGCATCGGCCGTGAGCGGCGACCAGTTGAAGTTGAAGGCCATGTTGAATTGGCACCCAGTTTATAGAGGCATCGCAAGAGCTATGGTGGGTGTGCGGGGCAGGTCGACCCGGAGCCAGGGCAGGGAGGCTTGCTTCGGTCGGATCGAGGTGCGCGAGGCAAAAACCGAGGGGTCGTGGACGTGGGTTGTCGTCGGGAGCAATTTTACCCAAGGTAGCGAATGAAGTTGACGATGGAAGGTAAATAATGAGTTTTGATGGTGGGCAGCTGGTAGATaggggatggggattggGTGCAAGGACCTTCGTGGACTTTTATCGGGTGCCcgtgggaaaaaaaaaaagagagagagcagtTGCGGCTTTGGAGAGGTTGTGCGGAGGGATGACGCTATCTGACGGGGAACGGTTGGTCTTTGTGTGCGGCAGAAACGGGACCTTTTGGAAATTTTTCGCGCTTTCCCTGCGCCGAGACTTGGCCCATGCTTGACCCTTTGCGGGGGGTTGCCATTTTTCCCTAGCTTCACTGACCAGTGGGCTGATGACTTTTCTGTACCGTCTGGAACATCTGCAGCAGCATCTGCACCTCCAGGGCTCTGTTGCTGATGGTTTGGTTgcccaaaccctccctccctttaGGATTGATTCATTTTCTCATCATCAGTTTGCAACCTGGAGGTCTCAGGTTTGCATTCAACGCCGTACAGCCCGCCCAGCCACCGGTGCAAACACACACTGCCCGAGCTATCCAACGGATCCGGAGCTTACCTGTCGTACAAAATAATCCGGGCTTTACGGCTATCACGGTAGCAGATGTCGGAACAGGGTGTGGTAACAGCCAGTCGCGTCTGGGGAAATTGGGCAACCACGCATcaactcatcatcccaaATGCAACACAATGTGGCAATATACCCAATTCAGACACTCGAACCTGGACCAGCCGTCATCCGATGATGTTGCGGGAACCCGACTGACAAAGACACCTGAGCTCCCGTCTCCGCCCGACCGAGGTCCAGTGATCCACTGCCACTGCTTGGGACCAGGCGGGAGCTGTGAGAGCTCGGGCCCGCATCTTGACGTTTGCCCGGGCAGGGGCATGTGCTCCGCCGGGGGTCCCGAGAAGAGAAAGCTAGGTTCGGGAGTTGAACCCGGAGAAAGACGTCAACGATAGGGGCATTTGGTGTTTGCAGACTGACGATgtttggaagaagaagaattgATAAACCATTGTTgtgaaacaaaacaaccacccaaCACCTGGATTGGTCCTAAAGTCTAGCCATCGCTTTTGATCGGACTCTGCCGCCGTCAAGCTACCCCTACCTTAATCAAGATTACCAGCAGTACACTATGAATAGTCGCACAAAGCATCTCAGCTGTCCCGCGCACGAGATAATTGATCCAGCAGTTCCAACGCGGCGGATAGCGGCACCATCTCAGCGTCAGCTCATGACCTAACGGCCAATCCGGTGAAGCTCGGGGGCCGTTGAGACAAAACACTACTACTTGTGCCCAACCAGACAGACGACCAAGGAATTTCCATCATTTGCATGTCCGACTTGAAATTTTCATACCCTTCACAATGTCTCAAAGCGCAAGCTTTTCGTCTGACCATATCCCGGACATTTCGGATTTTTACCCTGAAAAATGGACCATCAAGTTCGTGAACGAGGGGGCCGCGAACCTGGTCTTTGAAGTGAGATTACCACCAAGTCCACCAAGCACGACAGGAAGCCACGCGAACGGGCACAGCGATATCTTCCATGGTACTGCCAAAGCATCCTCCTTTTCTGTgccacagcatcatcatATCTGACCTTCTCACAGGACACCTCCTGCGCGTCCCAAAAGCTGGCGCCAAGACATTTCCGTACCCAGAGTTACTGCAGTATTGGGATTCAACCATCACGCCCCTATTCCCACCCGAAAATCTGGTCCAACATCAACTAGTCAAACTGGGCCAAAGCCCATCCAAAGTAATCACTATTCTTGATGAGCTTCTTTCCAAAGCGGAATCCGGCCGCCGCAAGGACTTCCGTGGCACCCGAGTACTCCCGGATGCCCAGTACGGCATGCTGATAGAGGATATGCGTTCTCGTTAGTCAACACCTTGTCTTCGAACCTAGTGCTTTCAGATGTCTAACAAGGCTCACAGGAAATCCAAGTGATTATTTTGTCGAGTTCAAACCAAAGTGGCTTTCGTCTTCACCATCGCAGCGCACACGCTGCCGCAACTGTGCCCGGGAAGCCTACCGTGATCACCTTGatccctcccaccacaagGCTCACCGCCTGGGCATCCTCTGTCCCCTGGACTTCATCGCCTGTCGGAGTAACCGGGGGAGTTTGGAAAACGTCTTGAAGCACATCGTCCCTGCGTCAGCCTCGCCGTCTCATCGCAATCACCTCGCCGACTGGTTGAGGACCAACAGTCTCCTGCCACTCCTGCAGCAAGCCCAGGCGAAACATGATCCGAGCCAGGGTGTTAACCTGGAGCTGGCAATGACGCTCCGGGACTGCAGCCTGTTTCTCAGGATATCCACCCCCCAAGATGGAACAGGGCAACCGACGAGGATAGAAGCCAAACTAGCCGACCTCGACAAAAAGAACgctgccaagaagaagaagcactGGGAGGAGCTCGAGCGGGATCTTGTGGAAGGCGGGTTCTACGAGGGAAAGGAGCAGCCAAGGGAGGAGACGGACTGTTTACTTGAGCGCGCAGCTAATTGATTGAGTTCGTGCTTTCTTCTTACAACGACCCCAAAAActtcccaaccctctccaccaaccactTTTCCCCCTCTGGGTTTTCCTCCGTGTTATCAACCCGGTGATTCGCCCCCGGGATCAACCCGCTGAACTCACTCACAACCCCCGGCTTGCAAAAGCTCGCCCATTTTTGAACCGTGCTTTGGACTTGTGCCGGCTTGAAGGGCACCCACTCGTCCTTTTCTGAGGGCAGGATCAACACCGGTGTTTCCAGCTCTCCCCAGAtggtcttgagctcctcgtcgGAGAAGTCGGAGCTGAAAAAGTCGTCGTCTCCCCTGTTTTTGTCAAGTCAGCCACTCCTTCTTGTCACCTAcccacaacatcatcagAAGAACCATACCCCTTCGTAGCAAGGGATAACCACCGATAAGCAGTAACTGGACTCCCCTTCCAACCGTCAGGCATGTCGTCTAGATCGATTACAtgctcccctttcccctcctctGCCATCTTTTTCGCGACCGCGATACTGTTCTCCAACTGTGCCGGGCAACAGCTCATCACCAACGCCTCCCTGTCGCTCACGGGGCCTTGGAGGACAATCCCatcaaccttctcctccggctcTAGTTCTCCCAGTTTGGTGCAGTAGAACATGCAATCCTGGCAACCGGTGGAATGGCCCATCAGCACGATCGTCTGTTTCTTGAGCTCAGAGCGGAGGTAGCGGACTAAAGACGAGATTTCGGCGCAGTCttgagagagggaggagtacccgaaggcggagaaggaggaggtgagacgggcttggaagagggagaagcctagggttggggggagggagtgggagagggtgagggggtagGGGACTGTGTGGGGCCCGTCGCCTaggccgccgaggaagatgagggcgtttgggggggagggggagggggaggggtgttcgtagagggggagggttttggttggggtggtggggtagGAGTGGACGAggacggggaagggggtcaTCTTGAGGGTtggatgaggttgtggttatggtggtgggatgggtttatggtgttgaggttgtgtttatggtggtgagatggctttatggtggtgaggatgccAAGAGATAtctttggcggtggtgggtggggggagggggtaagattggaggggtgatgtataaccctaaccctttgATGACAGGCTGGCTATCACtgtcaacacccaccactTTGACACTTtctttcatcatcaacttcaacatcGACATCATTTTGCTGTGACATGACACGGTAAGAGCATCAACCATGTTCACGACCAGTTCAAGTCGGCATATCAAGAAATTGACTGCTCCCGACAGCACAAGCGACCTGTTTTCCGACCAACCCTCCATCTTTTCCTCCCGGGCGCTTAAGCACAAAATGCCAGACCAATCACATCGCCAAATACAATTACAAGCAAGGGAAGCAAAATGTGCCGCGCGGGAGGGCGCTTCGCCCTCGGGGACGCTTTCCCCAGATTGGATCCCCTGTGCCGATTCCCATCTGGAGATGATCGTCCCTGCTGTTTTTTTACCGCTGTTCAAACCTGCAATCTGCATGCAGAGAGCCAAACGAGCCAATCCcgagagggggaaggggtccTATTTCTGGCgtgggagaagatggaggggaaCTTCTTGGGAGATGGGACATCAAACTACTAGACGCATGGTGTAGTGGAAGGGTAACAGTCGCGCATCCAAATCTTGGGTGCTGCTGTGATGTGAATTTCGAGGGAAGCAAGAGCTAACCGCCCGGATCCATGCCGAAGATGTAAGTGAGGAAATGGTATTAGTATGCCCCGTCATCTCCTCACTTTTGTTGCGTTCGATAGACTTGTGCTCTCACCATTCCACGGCATACACACCATCTTCCCTTGTTCATCTTCGGGTTCTCTTTTGTTTGGAGCGCTTTCTCGAGTTACACGGCTTCTCCTTTTTCCTAATTTGATACCCAGAGCAGTGCTctatcaacaacaacaaacaacaacaagtaTATAAACCACCTTCAACCACACAATGGAGAAAACAGCCACAGCCTCCGCCCACTCAGCGGCCCCCTCGTTCCAAACCCACGTCGAACCcgacctccacctccaatcCAAAATGAAGTCCCTCGGCACAATCAACACCCTCCGACTAGGcgccaccgccctcgccctaGGAATGAGCCTCACCGTCCTGGGAACGGCGGGCAACACCCTCCGCGTCTACGAGGAAACCCACGTCCTGATGCCTCACTACCTCCCCCTCTGGCCAGAGCATTTCAACATCCGACCtaccatctccctcgtcgtTGGCAGCGTGTTTGTCATCCTCGCCAGTATTGCCTCTCTGGCCTGCTCCAAGATCACCACTGTTCGttccaccgccccctccctcccactaCCATCTACTAACAGATGATGTTTAGTTGAGGAATAAAACAATCCTccacacctccaccaccctcgccgcaCCAGTCGTGGGGTTGATTGCGGCGCTGATCTCGGTTGTCTTCTTCTACGCGGCGAATTCGTCGGACACAGTGGACACGTTTACTTCTTGGACTTGCAGGTGGAGGGATGTGCCCAtggggcagcagccgcaTTGGGGGACGTTGTGCGGGCAGAGCTATGCGGGGTTGTATCTGGCTATTTTGCTGATTccggttgaggtggtggggttggggttaggggtttgggagaagagggtgggcGGTTATGTGGAGGGGTATCAGGGGGCTAGGAAGAGTCCTGCTTTGTCTTAAGGGAagtggaagatgatgtcgaacaagggggagttgaggggttgatggtggtgtggtgggctAAATTGTGCATAATTCtgtcttttcttcttggttTAGGGAATACGGTATTGGTTTTTGGGGGTTACGGCTACTTGGATAATGGGAAACATCTGTTAAGCAATTGCTGCTGTTTTGCTGTTCGGGATCTGTTTGCTAGGTTTGTGGTCAAGGAAAGATTGGAAACAGGTTGCATTTCAGCCGGCGGGCTGTTGCAGAAAGTCGGGGACTGTTCCGGAGGGACATTGTGCACTTGATAGGCAATCTTGACTGTTATCAAGCGTTGTCGTAGTTGGAGAATCTTCATCGTTATATCCTCCATCGTGAAGAGATCCAAAGTTGCAAAAGCTCTTATCGACAACCTCAGCCAGGTTTCGGAAGCACGGCAGCCATCCTACCCACGTGCTATTTCGCTGTGAATGCATATGAGCCTTCATTTATTACCCGCGTTCCGGAATGGTGGGGGGCGGGAGATTTCATCTATCTGTTTGGCGCTATCGAGAGCAAACACGCATGCGCCCTTATCTTTTCAGACGTCGCCTCCCGCTGAGCCGACGACGATaggtgggggttgtgtgGTATGAGAGTGGTGACAGAGGTCACATTTCATGTGTAAATGGTTTTGAATTTTGAGGCAATGTGTGATGGCGAATACCATGAATTCCAATTTTGATGCTTTTATGTCTTGTGGTTCCCAATCGGTTGTAGGGGTGAAATGCTCTGTCCTTCCCTGTCAATACTTGCATAACAGATTTTGTAACCCTCAAGTTGAGATGGCAGAGTTGACAATGCTGTGACCCGGAAATTGGCGCCTCAGAAAACCTCCCATCATCTTGATTCCTGTACCGGGATGattgggaaagggggaagcTGCGCATATGTATTGCAAGATATCGGGGTGGTAGTGGCGACCCTGAGTGCTCCTATCGCTCCTGCCTctgtccttcttgtccagTTTTGGCGTGTCTTGCTTTTGGAACAACACATCAATCATCTCAGCCCAGAACCTACGCCTCGACTTCAAATTTGTCAGTGGCCTATTCTGTTTGCTGGGCTCTTCGTCCTGCGTCTACACCCACCCAATCTGATGTCTAACCATCCTATCCGCTAGGCTTGCCTGATTccacagcacagcaccgTCCAGGCGAATCCTACTCacttcttcttgatcagctTCAGCTTTTCGGTTTTCCGTCGTGGCACAAAAACAGGGAGACGGTTGTCTCACCATTCACCCGAGTGAACGGACCCCTTGACGTGAGATGCGCGACCTACCTCATCTTAGGCGACATTATATTTTCCGCTAAAGTTACAGGCATTGCACCTTATACTCAGCGCAAACCGAAATCACTTGCTTGAATCGAGGCCGAACCCAGCTGCCAGTCCTCGTTATGAGCCGATCGCTGTCACAACAGGCTGCGGCCGACAAGGCGCCCGTCATGACCCCTAGAAGGTTGGCACCGGGAGGTCAAAGAGAATTGTCGTTTGCCGAGCGCAAAGCACAGGACACACCTCCTTCGACATCGTCTCCGGCAACTGCAACCGGAGACATACTGGTTCGTCCAGGGCGCAAAAGACACTCGAGGCCGGATCTCGTCAAGCAACAGAACACCGTCAACTTCTTTGAAGACGCTTTTGCCGTGTCCGAGGGCAACACGGCACGGGAAAGGGTACATGGGGATGCCATTGTCATGGCCGAGGTCAAGACGAATGTCATCGTGGGTTTTGTTAAATATTTCCAGGCCATGGGTACCGTCTTGCTGACCGTGCGCCATAGATCAGTGACGAGTTCACTCTCATCACCGAACTCTCATATCACCTATCCACACGGTATCAGCGCCctgtctcctccatcatcgtcacctTGCAGCACGGAGCCTGCATGCTTTTCGGAGGGACCTTTGACCCAGCCTACGTGATGTCGATATATGCGCTACCGTCGCAACTATTGCCGACAACCAACAAGCGAAATGCGGCATTGATCCAGAAACACATGGAAGAAGCGATAGGAGTAGCACCAGCGAGGGGCTTCCTGAGGTTCGTCCCTACCAAGGAAGAGCATCTGGCATGCAACGGTAAGACGATGGCtggggagattgaggagctggaaaagacAATGAATGGAATAGGTCTCGGAGGCGCCAACGTGACACTGGATGAGGCACAGGGAGCCATATCCAAAAGCTTGAAGGCCAGGGGGAAGCTGAGTGCCAGGGTAAGTACTGCCCATTCGACCGTCTGTCCTGCCAGCAGTGCATTGACATGCCTTCATGTGCTACAGCCTATGGCAAGCTTTCGATCATTATCAGCGGCAGGGTTCCATGCCAGAGAACTtacaccacccaccagcgCTGACGAGGCGCTTCCAACCATTCCAGGCTCACCCTCGACGTCGCCGGGGGCAGCTCAACCTGGCGTCGGAGATAAGGAAGGGCTTCCACGAGAGGAGGATCAGCCCAGGACAGCACGTAAGAAGAAGAGCTTTGTGGCTGCCATTTTCGGCCGGTCAGGTAGTGTCAAAAAGCCGGGGCATCGCTCCTCATTGCCGGTGATACGTGATTCAGGGTGAGGGATAGTAGTGGGAAGGGTGACGGgagtgggtgaggatgattaGGTGCATGCACAGGTATACCTAGAGGGAACTCTTGGAGAGCATCACACAGAGGACACGGTATAGCATAGCATTGAACTTTTTGGACGAGGACACTTTTCTCGTATAGTAGTAGGTAGGTTTGGGAAGTCGAATCGAGGACGTTTCTGGTGACCTACGGTAACTAATGATGCATGTGCCAAGAAATATTCAAGCTTCCGCGCGCTTGATATATCGAGATCTCTCCAGGCCGGCCCAGGCGCTAAATTTCAGGGAGCGGGGTTTATGTAATCGCGCTGGCTGGCAGCACCCCGCAGTGGTCCGCTTCGGTGAGCGGCACTCACCTGAAGGTCTCCTAGTCTCTCCCCTTCGATGGAATATTGGCGCCTTGCACTGAACACCTCCTGGCTCTTGGGACAGCGAATTGCATacagcagagcagagcacAGCCTTATCgatatccttttttttttctcccgaCACATTTCAAGACGTAGTGAGAGAGCCTGGACACATCTCAAACACTCTCACTGCCTAGGATCCGCCTGCGGGGTTTCGGATGACCTGAGCTCGCCGTAAcactaccttacctaccttctGGAGCTGCGATAGCGAGCTGTGAGAGTGTGCCTCACCTGCGGGGTCGATTCAGCAAAGCAAGGCATTATCGATTGAGCTTCACCGACGACTGATCAGGCCAACCCAGTCAGGGATCAGGAATATACATCCTCCCCTATATCCAACAAATAATACAAAAACACCGGTGAGTTTTCATCTTATTCGTCAGATCTGACCTTGCTCACCTACAGCTTATCACTGACTGGCACCACAGCCTGAGCTATCTGAGCCCTTTCATGGTCGATCTTCAAGTTCAGCATTGATCTCTTGGAGGAAGCGGGGTGTTCTCAACCCAAGGTCGAGCGTCTATCGTCAGATAGTTCAACATGGAGGTAAGGGCAACCGTTTGTTCTTCGTCACAGCCTCGGTCACCACAGCAAACCTACATCAGATCACAGCAATCTTGCAACAAGTCACGATCCCTGCAAGTGCCGGGtcttgttttgttctttCTCCGAAGACTTTT encodes the following:
- the IPK1 gene encoding Inositol-pentakisphosphate 2-kinase (COG:F; EggNog:ENOG503P3VH), whose product is MSQSASFSSDHIPDISDFYPEKWTIKFVNEGAANLVFEVRLPPSPPSTTGSHANGHSDIFHGHLLRVPKAGAKTFPYPELLQYWDSTITPLFPPENLVQHQLVKLGQSPSKVITILDELLSKAESGRRKDFRGTRVLPDAQYGMLIEDMRSRNPSDYFVEFKPKWLSSSPSQRTRCRNCAREAYRDHLDPSHHKAHRLGILCPLDFIACRSNRGSLENVLKHIVPASASPSHRNHLADWLRTNSLLPLLQQAQAKHDPSQGVNLELAMTLRDCSLFLRISTPQDGTGQPTRIEAKLADLDKKNAAKKKKHWEELERDLVEGGFYEGKEQPREETDCLLERAAN
- a CDS encoding hypothetical protein (EggNog:ENOG503P03V; COG:S), whose amino-acid sequence is MTPFPVLVHSYPTTPTKTLPLYEHPSPSPSPPNALIFLGGLGDGPHTVPYPLTLSHSLPPTLGFSLFQARLTSSFSAFGYSSLSQDCAEISSLVRYLRSELKKQTIVLMGHSTGCQDCMFYCTKLGELEPEEKVDGIVLQGPVSDREALVMSCCPAQLENSIAVAKKMAEEGKGEHVIDLDDMPDGWKGSPVTAYRWLSLATKGGDDDFFSSDFSDEELKTIWGELETPVLILPSEKDEWVPFKPAQVQSTVQKWASFCKPGVVSEFSGLIPGANHRVDNTEGEKWLVERVGKFLGSL
- a CDS encoding hypothetical protein (EggNog:ENOG503NZI7; COG:S); the encoded protein is MSRSLSQQAAADKAPVMTPRRLAPGGQRELSFAERKAQDTPPSTSSPATATGDILVRPGRKRHSRPDLVKQQNTVNFFEDAFAVSEGNTARERVHGDAIVMAEVKTNVIISDEFTLITELSYHLSTRYQRPVSSIIVTLQHGACMLFGGTFDPAYVMSIYALPSQLLPTTNKRNAALIQKHMEEAIGVAPARGFLRFVPTKEEHLACNGKTMAGEIEELEKTMNGIGLGGANVTLDEAQGAISKSLKARGKLSARPMASFRSLSAAGFHARELTPPTSADEALPTIPGSPSTSPGAAQPGVGDKEGLPREEDQPRTARKKKSFVAAIFGRSGSVKKPGHRSSLPVIRDSG
- a CDS encoding hypothetical protein (EggNog:ENOG503P4IG), with product MEKTATASAHSAAPSFQTHVEPDLHLQSKMKSLGTINTLRLGATALALGMSLTVLGTAGNTLRVYEETHVLMPHYLPLWPEHFNIRPTISLVVGSVFVILASIASLACSKITTLRNKTILHTSTTLAAPVVGLIAALISVVFFYAANSSDTVDTFTSWTCRWRDVPMGQQPHWGTLCGQSYAGLYLAILLIPVEVVGLGLGVWEKRVGGYVEGYQGARKSPALS